Part of the Woronichinia naegeliana WA131 genome, TGTTGATACCATTTTGCGTCGGATGCCAGACTACGTTAACCACATTGCCCCGCAATTTTCTCGCACCCATATCAACTTCCAGCGAGTCCCCACTGTTGATACCTCTAACCCCTTTATTTGTCGAGATATCCCGCTACTAGATGAAAGCTTTGTCATTATTCATACCAATCGTTGCTTCCGCGAAAAGTATGAAATTAATTTCCCCTATCTGTTGAGTATGATTCATGGTTCCTTCATGTCTCGTCATACCACCCTCGTTGTTCCTGGCGGCAAAATGGGGTTTGCAATGGAATTAATTTTATCGCCTCTGATTGATGTGATGATCAGTAATTCTAGAAAGCTAAAATAATCCCATTAATTAGCGATAAAGAAAACCGTTGGGACTAGATGGTAAAGGAAGTCATTTGATGTCATCTCTCAATTACAGCATTAGAACAATGACCCGTGATGAAGTCAATTTGGCGATCGCCTGGGCTGCGTCAGAAGGGTGGAATCCTGGTTTGTATGATGCTGAAAGCTTCTATGCCACTGACCCAAACGGTTTTCTCCTCGGCGAAATTAACCATGAACTGATTGCCGTTATTAGCCTTGCGGCCAGAGATATAATAGGACAAATAAAATAATCCAAATTACATCAACAAAATGCCAGAATAACGACACGGCCCCCACGCCTCCATGACCTCCCACATAATTATCTGGAATCAGCGATCGCCGATACATGAACAACAATAAAATAACGCCCGTTAAAACGTGCAAACCATGAAAGCCAGTCAAGAGATAAAAAGTCGCTCCTGCTGCTCCATCACTTATTCCGAAGGGCATATTTTGCCATTCCATTGCTTGAAAAATGAGAAAAATGATTCCCATCAAAGCCGTTAATAACCATAGTCGTCGAAATCGAATTAAGCGATGCCGTTTTAGGGCTTTTTCAGCCCAGTAAATCACACCACTACTGGTAACTAAAATCACCGTATTCAGCGCGGCTCTAGGAATATCTAAACCAGAAACCCCAGGCGGAAACCAGAGCGGATTTTTCAGACGTAAAATAGTATAGGTAACAAAAAAGCTGACAAAAATAATGCTTTCGGACAAGAGAAAAAGGGGAAAACCAAAAGATAAATTATCCTTTTCAATGGGTTCAAGGGAATTTGTCATAATTAATCCAAGGTTAAAAATTCTCCCCATAGCCGTAGGGATCGGTTGTGATGATGGGAACAACTTCAAAATTTTCTACAGGTGGCGGTGAGGTCGTTTGCCATTCCAACCCCGTCGCTTGCCAGGGATTTTCACCAATTTTTTTACCTAAAAAGAGGGACGTAATAATGTTGGCAATAAAAGGTAAAGTGGACATTCCTAATAAAAAGGCTCCCAAACTGGCAATCACATTCCAACTCGTGAATTGAGGATCATAGGAAGAGACACGCCGTAACATTCCTTGTAAACCAATCGGGTGCATGGGAAAAAAGTTTAAGTTTGCACCAATAAAGGTTAAATAAAAGTGAATTTTACCCCAGTTTTCGTTATACATTCGCCCCGTCATTTTAGGAAACCAGAAGTAAATGCCGGCATAAATGGCCATGGTAATCGTGCCAAACACAACATAATGGAAATGACCGACCACAAAATAAGTATTATTAACGTGTAGATCAAACGGTGCTGAGGCTAACATTACGCCGGTAATTCCAGCAAATAGGAACATCACGATCGCTCCTAAGACAAAAAGCATGGGAGTTTGTAACCGTAGTTTCCCGCGCCAAACCGTTGCTGTCCAGGCAAGAACCTTGATGCCAGTGGGAACGGCAATTAACATGGTTGAGGCCATAAAAAACATTCGCATCCAACTGGGAACCGCACTGGTAAACATATGATGTACCCAAACAAAGGTTCCCTGACCAGCGATTAAAATCGAAGAAATAGAAACCGTTTTATAGCCAAAAAGTGGTTTTCTGGCAAAGGCGGGCACAATTTCTGAAATCACCCCAAAGGCCGGTAAGGCCATGACATAGACAGCCGGATGGGAATAAAACCAAAATAAATGTTGATAAAT contains:
- a CDS encoding heme-copper oxidase subunit III translates to MTNSLEPIEKDNLSFGFPLFLLSESIIFVSFFVTYTILRLKNPLWFPPGVSGLDIPRAALNTVILVTSSGVIYWAEKALKRHRLIRFRRLWLLTALMGIIFLIFQAMEWQNMPFGISDGAAGATFYLLTGFHGLHVLTGVILLLFMYRRSLIPDNYVGGHGGVGAVSLFWHFVDVIWIILFVLLYLWPQG
- a CDS encoding cbb3-type cytochrome c oxidase subunit I; translated protein: MTPNSIAGLNDEPLSSPGGQSYFSFSTDHKVIGIQYLVMAFIFFLVGGLLAMIVRAELLTPQLDVVDRSLYNGLFTMHGTIMIFLWIFPANVGLANYLVPLMIGAKDMAFPLLNAIAFWLMPVAGTLLLLSFFLPSGTAQAGWWSYPPVSIQNPSGHFINGEFVWLLAVAISGVSSIMGGVNFVTTIFQMRSPGMVWLRMPVYVWTVLSAQLLQLFCLPALTGAAIMLLFDLSFGTDFFSPFKQGDPIIYQHLFWFYSHPAVYVMALPAFGVISEIVPAFARKPLFGYKTVSISSILIAGQGTFVWVHHMFTSAVPSWMRMFFMASTMLIAVPTGIKVLAWTATVWRGKLRLQTPMLFVLGAIVMFLFAGITGVMLASAPFDLHVNNTYFVVGHFHYVVFGTITMAIYAGIYFWFPKMTGRMYNENWGKIHFYLTFIGANLNFFPMHPIGLQGMLRRVSSYDPQFTSWNVIASLGAFLLGMSTLPFIANIITSLFLGKKIGENPWQATGLEWQTTSPPPVENFEVVPIITTDPYGYGENF